From the genome of Rathayibacter sp. VKM Ac-2759, one region includes:
- a CDS encoding glycoside hydrolase family 3 N-terminal domain-containing protein, translating into MTPSSTPANVDRRYLDALRPVEERVEILLAQMTVEEKAGLFFQTMIVMGEGGALAEADGAFGLPSTSSMVLEKRMTHFNLLGGGSATAREIAEWHNRLQELASSTRLGIPVTLSTDPRHSFTDNPGTGAQAAAFSQWPEPLGLGAIGDEELVRRFGDIARREYLAVGLRVALHPQIDLATESRWARQVGTFGEDAELTGRLGAAYIRGFQGEVLGSESVATMTKHFPGGGPQKDGEDPHFAYGREQVYPGGNAEYHLRPFERAFEAGTSQIMPYYGMPVGTPLEEVGFGFNRSVITGLLRERFGFDGIVCTDWGLLSDAHIMGDLHPARAWGVEHLSVPERMRKAIEAGVDQFGGEAIPEVLVALVEEGAISEERLDVSARRLLREKFVLGLFDQRAVDPAAAESVVGSAEFRAAGEEAQRAAITVLAHDSVLPAQRGLRLYVEGLDEAVAASYGTVVDSPEEADLAVIRLQAPFEQRATAFENFFHAGSLDFPAEVVEHVVSVAGRVPTVVDVFLDRPAILTPFAGTVAALLGDFGASGAALLDVVFGMSEARGRLPMDLPRSMAAAEARRPDVPFDTADPLFRFGHGLTL; encoded by the coding sequence GTGACACCGTCGTCAACTCCCGCGAACGTCGACCGCCGCTACCTCGACGCGCTCCGCCCGGTGGAGGAGCGGGTCGAGATCCTCCTCGCGCAGATGACCGTGGAGGAGAAGGCGGGCCTCTTCTTCCAGACCATGATCGTGATGGGCGAGGGCGGCGCGCTGGCCGAGGCCGACGGGGCCTTCGGTCTGCCCTCGACCTCGTCGATGGTGCTCGAGAAGCGGATGACCCACTTCAACCTCCTGGGCGGCGGGAGCGCGACGGCGCGCGAGATCGCCGAGTGGCACAACCGCCTGCAGGAGCTCGCCTCGAGCACCCGCCTCGGCATCCCGGTGACCCTGTCGACCGACCCGCGGCACTCCTTCACCGACAACCCGGGGACGGGCGCTCAGGCGGCCGCGTTCTCGCAGTGGCCGGAGCCGCTCGGCCTCGGCGCGATCGGCGACGAGGAGCTGGTGAGGCGCTTCGGCGACATCGCCCGCCGGGAGTACCTGGCCGTGGGGCTTCGCGTCGCGCTGCACCCGCAGATCGACCTCGCCACCGAGTCGCGCTGGGCCAGGCAGGTGGGCACCTTCGGCGAGGACGCCGAGCTCACCGGACGGCTCGGGGCGGCGTACATCCGCGGCTTCCAGGGCGAGGTGCTCGGATCGGAGTCGGTGGCGACGATGACCAAGCACTTCCCCGGCGGCGGACCGCAGAAGGACGGAGAGGACCCGCACTTCGCCTACGGCCGCGAGCAGGTCTACCCCGGCGGCAACGCCGAGTACCACCTCCGGCCGTTCGAGCGGGCGTTCGAGGCCGGTACGAGCCAGATCATGCCGTACTACGGGATGCCCGTCGGGACGCCGCTCGAGGAGGTCGGCTTCGGCTTCAACCGATCGGTGATCACGGGGCTGCTGCGCGAGCGGTTCGGGTTCGACGGGATCGTCTGCACCGACTGGGGCCTCCTCTCGGACGCGCACATCATGGGCGACCTCCACCCCGCGCGCGCCTGGGGCGTCGAGCACCTGTCGGTGCCCGAGCGGATGCGGAAGGCGATCGAGGCGGGAGTCGACCAGTTCGGCGGCGAGGCGATCCCCGAGGTGCTGGTCGCGCTGGTCGAGGAGGGGGCGATCAGCGAGGAGCGGCTCGACGTCTCGGCGCGCCGGCTGCTGCGCGAGAAGTTCGTGCTGGGGCTGTTCGACCAGCGGGCGGTCGACCCCGCGGCCGCGGAGTCCGTCGTCGGATCGGCGGAGTTCCGGGCGGCGGGCGAGGAGGCTCAGCGCGCGGCGATCACCGTGCTGGCGCACGACAGCGTTCTCCCGGCGCAGCGCGGGCTGCGGCTGTACGTGGAGGGGCTGGACGAGGCGGTGGCCGCGTCCTACGGGACGGTCGTCGACTCACCGGAGGAGGCCGACCTCGCGGTGATCCGGCTCCAGGCCCCGTTCGAGCAGCGGGCGACGGCGTTCGAGAACTTCTTCCACGCGGGGTCGCTCGACTTCCCTGCGGAGGTGGTGGAGCACGTCGTGTCGGTGGCGGGGAGGGTCCCCACTGTCGTCGACGTGTTCCTGGACCGGCCGGCGATCCTGACGCCGTTCGCCGGGACGGTCGCCGCGCTTCTGGGCGACTTCGGCGCCTCGGGGGCGGCCCTGCTCGACGTGGTGTTCGGGATGTCGGAGGCACGTGGCAGGCTGCCGATGGACCTTCCGCGGTCGATGGCCGCGGCGGAGGCTCGGCGCCCCGACGTGCCGTTCGACACGGCGGATCCGCTGTTCCGCTTCGGTCACGGGCTCACTCTCTAG